A single region of the Moorena sp. SIOASIH genome encodes:
- a CDS encoding ATP-binding protein → MGRFSWRQWPLATKLTMTMTSLVIVAVASVTMLSLHREQQTFRKELRQQAELLLNTLILVTADALYLADADYLEQVMEELGDQGLVEEGFIYQKDGRIVAKADSVDGQVYSLDSDSVGQELLESDDTVVRWKNNQLFAGKAVILGNQTVGAISVGLSTAPLNNKIAAVRNQGLVVAVTAAAAGTLLALLLSRSITEPLQQMTAATQRLAAGDLNQKITVHTKDELAMLADSFNRMTSRLRKVIENLEQRAEALRQSEGKNLALLNAIPDLMLHFSHDGTFLDYKAARNHSSFGFGDQVLGKTVYNVLPQGIAQLYISNVQQALETGEIQIFEHERFINGQRRHFEARIVVSGDNEVLTIVRDITDNKLAQIELQQAKEAAEEANHAKSAFMASMSHELRTPLNGILGLSQLLWEDAEELGYDEFVSDLKEIWNSGTHLLTLISDVLDISKIEAGKMNLYLESFDVTTLIVELESLAKPLMQKKNNSLKISSADSLGTMVADRTKLKQVLLNLLSNAAKFTETGTITFSIKREGSNHRNGKNELILELSQPYSRSSSPSYTTIDIPTSPNTLANLESDDWLIFSVADTGIGMTPEQLNKVFQPFTQADNSTTKKYGGTGLGLSISQRFCDMMGCQIMVESQIGVGSTFTIRCPAVVIDPKAETPKG, encoded by the coding sequence ATGGGCAGATTTAGCTGGAGACAATGGCCATTAGCCACTAAACTGACAATGACCATGACTAGCTTGGTCATTGTGGCAGTGGCTAGTGTCACCATGCTATCTCTGCACCGTGAGCAACAAACCTTTCGTAAAGAACTCAGGCAACAGGCTGAACTATTGCTTAATACTCTGATCTTAGTTACTGCTGATGCGCTCTACCTTGCAGATGCTGATTATTTGGAGCAGGTCATGGAGGAGCTGGGGGATCAGGGGTTAGTGGAGGAGGGTTTTATCTACCAAAAAGATGGACGGATTGTAGCCAAAGCCGATTCGGTAGACGGTCAGGTTTATAGTCTTGATAGTGACTCTGTTGGCCAGGAGCTGCTAGAGAGTGATGATACAGTTGTTAGGTGGAAAAATAACCAACTTTTTGCTGGTAAGGCAGTGATTCTCGGGAATCAGACAGTGGGAGCGATTAGTGTCGGACTGTCTACAGCTCCGCTGAATAATAAAATTGCTGCAGTACGCAATCAAGGTCTAGTGGTGGCAGTAACCGCAGCGGCTGCCGGTACCCTGTTGGCACTGCTGCTGAGTCGCTCAATCACTGAACCATTGCAACAGATGACTGCTGCAACCCAGCGTCTGGCGGCTGGGGACTTGAACCAGAAGATTACTGTTCACACCAAGGATGAGCTAGCGATGTTGGCAGATTCCTTCAACCGGATGACTTCCCGGCTGCGAAAAGTCATTGAAAATTTGGAACAGCGAGCTGAAGCTCTGCGCCAAAGTGAAGGGAAAAATCTAGCCTTGCTCAATGCTATCCCGGATTTAATGTTGCACTTTAGTCACGATGGTACATTTCTAGATTATAAAGCGGCAAGGAATCATAGCTCTTTTGGGTTTGGAGATCAAGTCTTGGGTAAAACGGTGTATAATGTTTTACCACAAGGGATAGCTCAACTTTATATCAGCAATGTTCAGCAAGCTCTGGAAACTGGGGAGATCCAAATCTTTGAACATGAGAGGTTTATTAATGGCCAACGCCGCCATTTTGAAGCACGGATTGTGGTCAGTGGAGATAACGAAGTGCTGACCATTGTCCGGGATATTACGGATAACAAGTTGGCTCAGATTGAGTTGCAACAGGCAAAAGAAGCGGCTGAAGAAGCCAACCATGCCAAGAGTGCGTTTATGGCTAGTATGAGCCATGAGCTACGGACACCCCTGAACGGTATTCTGGGCTTAAGTCAGTTGCTTTGGGAAGATGCCGAGGAGTTAGGCTATGACGAGTTCGTCTCTGACTTAAAGGAGATTTGGAACTCTGGTACGCACCTGCTCACACTGATCAGTGATGTTCTAGACATTTCAAAGATTGAAGCGGGCAAGATGAACCTATACTTAGAGAGCTTTGATGTTACCACCCTGATAGTGGAATTGGAAAGCCTTGCTAAGCCACTGATGCAGAAAAAGAACAATAGTCTAAAGATCAGCAGTGCTGACTCTCTCGGGACAATGGTGGCTGACCGGACTAAGCTCAAGCAGGTTCTGTTAAACTTGCTAAGTAACGCTGCCAAATTCACTGAGACAGGCACGATTACTTTTAGCATTAAGCGTGAAGGAAGTAACCATAGGAATGGCAAGAATGAACTCATCTTGGAGTTATCCCAACCTTATTCGAGATCCTCAAGTCCTTCCTACACCACCATCGATATTCCTACCTCCCCCAATACCTTAGCGAATCTCGAATCTGATGATTGGTTGATCTTCTCGGTAGCTGATACTGGCATTGGTATGACTCCAGAACAGCTTAACAAAGTATTTCAACCATTTACCCAGGCAGATAATTCAACCACCAAAAAGTATGGTGGAACGGGTTTAGGTCTTTCCATCAGCCAACGCTTCTGCGACATGATGGGTTGTCAAATTATGGTGGAAAGCCAAATTGGTGTTGGCTCTACCTTTACCATCCGTTGTCCTGCTGTAGTAATTGACCCCAAAGCAGAAACACCTAAGGGCTAA
- a CDS encoding TrkA family potassium uptake protein yields MNLSFLTFLRNLPKENKQFAVIGLGRFGRAVCSTLYQLGYEVLGTDIDEKLVCQVLTEKIASHAVQLDSKEPLALKEAGILELDTVIIAIGNYLQESIITTLNLKEAGVPYVIAKASSEVHGKLLKRVGADHVVFPENDAGCALARSLTKPSILEWFDLDSKHSIVEVRVPEKFDGKTIMELELRKRYGLTVLAIKGDAEFEINPDPNQPLYKDMVMVIIGSNADIDRLPI; encoded by the coding sequence GTGAATCTATCCTTTTTAACGTTCTTGCGTAACCTACCCAAAGAGAATAAACAGTTTGCCGTTATTGGATTAGGGCGTTTTGGTCGAGCTGTCTGTTCGACACTATACCAACTTGGCTATGAGGTTCTGGGTACTGATATTGATGAAAAACTAGTTTGCCAAGTGTTAACCGAAAAAATAGCTTCCCATGCTGTGCAGCTGGATTCAAAAGAACCCTTAGCCTTGAAAGAAGCCGGGATTTTAGAATTGGACACAGTAATTATTGCCATCGGTAACTATTTACAAGAAAGCATTATCACCACCCTCAACTTAAAAGAAGCAGGAGTTCCTTACGTCATTGCCAAAGCTTCCTCAGAAGTTCATGGCAAGCTGTTAAAACGGGTAGGAGCCGATCATGTAGTTTTTCCTGAGAATGACGCAGGTTGTGCTTTAGCACGCTCCCTGACCAAACCATCCATTTTGGAATGGTTTGACCTAGACTCTAAGCACAGTATTGTCGAGGTCAGAGTGCCAGAAAAATTTGATGGCAAAACCATTATGGAACTGGAATTGCGCAAGCGCTATGGCTTGACTGTCCTGGCTATTAAGGGAGATGCTGAATTTGAGATTAACCCTGATCCTAATCAACCGCTCTACAAAGATATGGTTATGGTTATCATTGGCTCCAACGCCGATATTGACCGCTTACCCATTTAA
- a CDS encoding tetratricopeptide repeat protein yields MRTIPLLATTIISFGLTSIAQAQGQKIPEYKGTKQLMEGPYSNNLDAASYFQVGVKLYGRRDFPGAERAFRKALEFDPYMAMGRYLLANTFLQQGKNQLALEQYQIAIALDPTLSQAYYNLGIAFYKEGAPNSAIAAYRQALSFNPESADIYYNLGLALESQGNQEQAIEHYQATIRLDPDYGKAYYNMGLILVEQDQIGPATTALRQAVRTQPKLEKAHYQLGLLLVEQGEKSAAEESFREAVKVDPKLAPAQYQLAVILFEKGELAEAITRFRLVTELEPENVDAYRQLGAALTANGEYAEAVTTLKLAVQLDPYHALTHYNLGVALQQQEQYEEAMAEYQQALSLSPALAEGHYNLGVVLEKSQQREEALSSLVKARELFAFAGNEEKVAEVDEYIKQLEAQEKLVDTQETPEVDSPEIPQMKSPEILEVESQETPEVQSTETEQMESEKSEPERGIRDILPH; encoded by the coding sequence ATGAGAACGATACCTCTGCTAGCTACCACTATCATCAGTTTTGGTTTGACAAGTATTGCTCAAGCTCAAGGTCAAAAGATTCCTGAGTATAAAGGAACCAAGCAGTTGATGGAAGGTCCATACTCCAATAACCTGGATGCGGCTTCATACTTTCAAGTTGGGGTGAAACTGTACGGACGTCGGGACTTTCCTGGGGCAGAGCGCGCTTTTCGTAAAGCCCTTGAGTTTGACCCCTATATGGCCATGGGACGTTATTTGTTGGCGAATACGTTTTTGCAGCAGGGTAAGAACCAGCTGGCATTGGAACAATACCAAATTGCTATTGCCCTTGACCCAACCTTGTCACAAGCTTATTACAACTTAGGCATTGCATTTTACAAGGAAGGGGCACCCAATAGTGCGATCGCTGCTTATCGACAGGCGTTGTCTTTCAATCCTGAATCAGCCGATATTTATTATAATTTAGGGTTAGCTCTAGAATCTCAGGGTAATCAAGAACAGGCGATCGAACACTACCAAGCCACCATTCGCCTAGACCCAGATTATGGCAAAGCCTACTATAACATGGGACTGATTTTAGTCGAGCAAGACCAGATTGGACCAGCAACTACTGCACTCAGACAAGCAGTTCGCACTCAACCTAAATTGGAGAAAGCACACTACCAGTTAGGACTATTACTGGTGGAGCAAGGGGAAAAGTCAGCGGCAGAGGAATCCTTTAGGGAAGCAGTTAAGGTTGACCCGAAGTTGGCCCCGGCTCAGTATCAATTAGCGGTAATTTTGTTTGAGAAAGGGGAGTTGGCGGAAGCGATTACTCGGTTTCGCTTGGTGACGGAACTGGAACCGGAAAATGTGGATGCTTACCGACAGCTAGGGGCAGCACTCACAGCTAATGGTGAGTACGCCGAAGCAGTTACCACACTGAAATTAGCTGTGCAACTCGATCCTTACCACGCCTTGACCCACTACAACCTTGGTGTTGCTCTACAACAGCAAGAACAGTATGAGGAAGCCATGGCTGAATATCAGCAAGCTCTTAGCCTGTCTCCGGCATTAGCAGAAGGTCATTACAACTTGGGTGTAGTTTTAGAAAAGTCTCAACAGCGAGAGGAAGCTCTCTCTTCTTTGGTCAAAGCTAGAGAGTTATTCGCCTTTGCTGGTAATGAGGAGAAGGTGGCGGAGGTTGATGAGTACATCAAGCAGCTAGAAGCACAAGAAAAGTTGGTTGATACTCAAGAAACTCCTGAGGTAGACTCTCCTGAAATTCCACAGATGAAGTCTCCTGAGATTCTGGAGGTAGAATCCCAAGAAACTCCTGAGGTACAGTCCACTGAAACTGAACAGATGGAATCGGAAAAGTCTGAACCAGAAAGAGGGATTCGTGACATACTCCCACACTGA
- a CDS encoding actin-binding WH2 domain-containing protein gives MNHFTIVMEFLRDRQRFLKEVDQGIRIDIKIISLLIASSTFFGIYGGIIGSFSGPLQIISSAIKLPALYLLTLLICLPTLYFYQISSGSKRSFGQYLALLLAATSVISVMLFGFAPITFFFRLTINDYHFFMFLNIVIFAITGLIGVKVFYQCMGFITEQEAEEKKYPTRILKPWLVLYGFVGSQLGWTLRPFFGTPGEPFALFRELESNFYMQLLKLIGTMLGWG, from the coding sequence ATGAACCACTTTACGATAGTGATGGAGTTTTTGCGCGATCGCCAAAGATTCCTGAAGGAGGTTGACCAAGGGATTAGGATTGATATCAAGATTATCTCTTTATTAATTGCCAGCTCGACATTTTTTGGGATTTATGGTGGAATTATCGGCTCGTTTAGTGGCCCCCTCCAGATTATCTCTTCAGCTATCAAACTCCCGGCCCTATACCTCTTAACTTTGTTAATTTGTTTACCGACTTTATATTTTTATCAGATTAGCTCAGGCTCTAAACGTAGTTTTGGGCAGTACCTAGCTTTGCTTTTGGCGGCGACATCTGTGATTAGTGTGATGCTATTTGGCTTTGCTCCTATCACTTTCTTTTTCCGTCTAACGATTAATGATTATCATTTTTTTATGTTCTTAAATATAGTAATCTTTGCCATCACTGGGTTAATTGGTGTCAAAGTGTTTTACCAATGCATGGGATTTATCACTGAGCAAGAAGCTGAAGAAAAAAAATATCCCACTAGGATTCTTAAACCTTGGTTAGTGCTGTATGGATTTGTTGGTAGCCAATTGGGATGGACCCTCAGACCATTTTTCGGAACTCCTGGGGAACCTTTTGCCCTATTTCGCGAGCTAGAGAGTAATTTTTATATGCAACTGTTGAAGTTAATTGGTACAATGCTGGGTTGGGGTTAA
- a CDS encoding TrkH family potassium uptake protein produces the protein MTIPRTICLGFLSVIAIGTLLLMMPFAASDGTWTNPMVALFTSTSAVCVTGLVVVDTGSYFSFWGQLIVLALFQIGGLGYMTTTTFLILILGRKFKLKQKIAIQQALDRQGLQDSAALIRSIIATAIIFEITGIFLLLLVFIPDYGLYQGFWLAIFHSVSAWNNAGFSLFPDSLTSYQSSLLLNLVITALIICGGIGQQVIFEFYLWLRDRILRRRQSLEFSLNFKVVTSTTIFLLIVGSIAFLFIEFNNYNTLGPSTLSDKFIKAWFQSVTTRTAGFNTIDLGKMTTAGLFLTIAMMFFGASPGGTGGGIKTTTVRILVSSTKAILQGKEEVYLYKRQVPIELILKAIGVLVGSFATVIISTLLISLAEPNMDFIEILFEVVSAFATVGLSTGITPDVSTWAKLVLIGTMYIGRVGVLLLMASLLGEPRPSSVNYPEENLLVG, from the coding sequence ATGACTATTCCCCGAACCATTTGCCTTGGATTCCTTTCCGTAATTGCCATCGGAACTCTTTTGCTAATGATGCCATTTGCTGCTAGTGATGGCACATGGACTAACCCCATGGTGGCACTATTCACCTCAACCTCTGCTGTCTGTGTTACTGGTCTAGTGGTTGTCGATACTGGCTCCTATTTTTCCTTCTGGGGACAGTTGATTGTGCTTGCCCTCTTCCAAATTGGCGGTTTGGGCTATATGACCACCACCACATTTCTCATTTTAATACTGGGGCGCAAGTTCAAATTGAAGCAGAAAATCGCCATTCAACAAGCCTTAGATAGACAAGGTTTACAAGACAGTGCAGCATTAATTCGTTCCATCATTGCCACAGCAATAATTTTTGAAATCACAGGGATTTTTCTACTTTTACTAGTGTTTATTCCCGATTATGGATTATACCAGGGATTCTGGTTAGCCATTTTTCATAGCGTGAGTGCTTGGAATAATGCCGGATTTAGTCTTTTTCCAGACAGTTTAACAAGTTATCAGTCATCTCTTTTACTCAATCTAGTGATCACAGCTCTAATTATCTGCGGTGGCATTGGTCAACAGGTAATTTTTGAGTTCTATCTTTGGTTGCGCGATCGCATTCTCAGACGACGTCAGTCTCTGGAATTTTCCCTGAATTTTAAAGTAGTCACTAGCACCACTATCTTTTTGTTGATAGTGGGATCAATCGCATTTTTATTCATCGAATTTAATAATTATAACACTCTAGGACCTTCAACATTATCAGACAAATTTATCAAAGCCTGGTTTCAGTCAGTGACCACCAGAACCGCAGGCTTTAACACCATTGATCTTGGTAAAATGACCACAGCCGGGTTATTTCTTACCATTGCAATGATGTTTTTTGGAGCCAGTCCAGGGGGAACAGGTGGTGGCATCAAGACTACAACAGTAAGAATTTTAGTTAGTTCTACCAAAGCAATTTTACAAGGCAAAGAAGAGGTTTATCTATATAAGCGCCAGGTGCCAATTGAGCTAATTCTAAAAGCCATTGGAGTTTTAGTCGGATCATTCGCTACAGTAATTATATCAACACTTTTAATTTCCCTAGCTGAGCCAAATATGGATTTTATTGAGATTTTATTTGAAGTTGTCTCAGCCTTTGCTACTGTCGGTCTTTCCACAGGGATTACCCCAGACGTTTCTACCTGGGCAAAGCTAGTTTTAATTGGAACAATGTACATTGGCAGGGTTGGAGTTTTGTTGCTGATGGCATCCCTACTAGGAGAACCCCGTCCCAGTTCAGTTAACTACCCAGAAGAAAACTTACTTGTGGGATAA
- a CDS encoding methyltransferase domain-containing protein → MTLSLEKLSLEKQIQEFYDASSGLWEAVWGEHMHHGYYGWAGTEKKNRHQAQIDLIEELLCWAEVEQASTILDVGCGIGGSSLYLAQQFEASVTGITLSPVQASRGTERAQVAGLATRVQFQVANALDMPFADETFDFVWSMESGEHMPDKQKFLQECYRVLKPGGRFLMATWCHRPITLATGQLTTDEQQHLAEIYRVYCLPYVISLQEYEEIAGNLNFQTIRTADWSDAVEPFWDIVIDSAFEPKAILGLLNSNWKIVEAALSMGLMSRGYRRGLIRYGLLSGTK, encoded by the coding sequence ATGACATTGAGTCTTGAAAAATTGAGTCTTGAAAAACAGATTCAGGAATTTTATGATGCCTCTTCTGGCTTGTGGGAAGCAGTTTGGGGTGAACATATGCACCATGGCTATTATGGCTGGGCGGGTACTGAGAAGAAAAACCGACATCAGGCACAAATTGACTTGATTGAGGAATTGCTCTGTTGGGCTGAAGTGGAGCAAGCTAGTACTATTCTGGATGTCGGTTGTGGGATTGGTGGGAGTTCACTTTATCTAGCGCAACAGTTTGAAGCAAGTGTTACTGGCATTACGTTAAGTCCAGTTCAAGCATCACGAGGGACTGAACGAGCACAAGTGGCTGGGTTGGCAACACGGGTTCAGTTTCAGGTTGCTAATGCTTTGGATATGCCTTTTGCTGATGAAACCTTTGATTTTGTCTGGTCGATGGAGAGTGGAGAACATATGCCGGATAAGCAAAAGTTTCTTCAAGAATGTTATCGGGTGCTGAAACCTGGGGGAAGGTTTTTAATGGCAACTTGGTGTCACCGTCCCATAACCTTGGCGACGGGACAATTGACAACAGATGAACAGCAGCATTTGGCTGAAATTTATCGGGTTTATTGTTTGCCTTATGTGATTTCTTTGCAGGAGTATGAGGAAATTGCTGGCAATTTGAATTTCCAAACTATTCGGACGGCGGATTGGTCAGATGCGGTTGAACCGTTTTGGGATATTGTGATTGATTCTGCTTTTGAGCCGAAAGCGATTTTAGGGTTGCTCAATAGTAATTGGAAAATTGTGGAAGCGGCACTGTCGATGGGGTTGATGAGTCGAGGGTATCGCCGGGGGTTGATTCGTTATGGGTTGTTGTCTGGAACCAAGTGA
- a CDS encoding TldD/PmbA family protein — MTLAAAPICDRKDQALSLVDSVIAQSEAEGVFVSLSLGDEFLSRFSENQITQNISRQRCQLTITSYFGKRCASATTTELDPEAIAQTIQRSEQLARIAPEDPEWVPLLEAQDYEQRTPAFDQATASLSPLERGEMVKGVCTLTAKAGVEGSGKLSTQAFLRVVGNSQGLRALDQGTEADCSVTARIDDGSSWIQSTAFAIEQLPILEKSSITGLIERAKASRHPRKVNPGTYPVIFDGAAFAELLSWVIWNMDARAADEGRSFMSHSDQTGKPTGNRLGQPMFSPIVQVQRDPAHPLLQLGTCFRDGLSNRYTEVIKDGIPQILYYSRYWAAQKGKDPTGLLFPIVMSGSSQSLADLIAQTERGILVSRAWYVRYVNPKTLEVTGMTRDGTFWIEDGQIAYPIKNLRFNQSLPQMLKEVDALSKVQRYGNIVVPGVRVKAFNFDSITDSI, encoded by the coding sequence ATGACCCTAGCTGCTGCTCCGATATGCGATCGCAAAGATCAAGCCCTATCCCTCGTTGATTCAGTTATTGCCCAATCCGAAGCAGAAGGGGTATTCGTCAGTCTCAGCCTTGGTGACGAATTTCTTAGCCGCTTCTCGGAAAATCAGATTACCCAGAATATCAGCCGCCAACGCTGCCAACTTACCATTACCAGTTATTTCGGTAAGCGTTGTGCCTCTGCTACCACAACAGAACTAGACCCAGAGGCAATAGCCCAAACTATCCAACGTTCAGAACAACTGGCTCGCATTGCCCCAGAAGATCCTGAATGGGTACCCCTACTGGAAGCCCAGGATTATGAGCAACGCACCCCAGCCTTCGATCAAGCCACTGCTAGCCTTTCCCCTTTGGAACGGGGAGAAATGGTCAAGGGAGTATGTACCTTAACTGCTAAGGCAGGAGTCGAAGGGTCTGGTAAGCTTAGTACTCAAGCCTTTTTACGAGTTGTGGGCAACTCCCAAGGGTTACGAGCGTTAGACCAAGGTACAGAGGCAGATTGTAGCGTTACAGCCCGTATAGACGATGGTTCGAGTTGGATTCAAAGCACCGCCTTTGCCATAGAGCAGTTACCGATTTTAGAGAAGTCATCGATAACAGGTCTAATTGAACGAGCTAAAGCCTCACGTCACCCCCGTAAGGTGAATCCAGGTACCTACCCAGTCATATTTGATGGTGCTGCCTTTGCGGAATTACTGTCTTGGGTAATCTGGAATATGGATGCTCGGGCAGCCGATGAAGGACGCTCCTTTATGTCCCATAGTGATCAAACCGGTAAGCCCACTGGTAACCGCTTGGGTCAGCCAATGTTTAGCCCGATAGTGCAGGTACAACGCGACCCTGCTCATCCCCTACTCCAATTAGGCACTTGCTTTCGGGATGGATTGAGTAATCGCTACACCGAGGTGATTAAGGACGGTATTCCCCAAATCCTTTACTATAGCCGCTATTGGGCAGCTCAGAAAGGCAAAGATCCAACTGGACTATTGTTTCCCATTGTCATGTCCGGTTCTAGCCAAAGTCTAGCTGACCTGATTGCCCAGACAGAGCGAGGTATTTTGGTCAGTCGTGCTTGGTATGTGCGCTATGTCAATCCCAAAACCCTAGAGGTCACAGGGATGACTCGTGACGGCACATTCTGGATTGAAGACGGTCAGATTGCCTACCCGATTAAAAACCTGCGCTTTAACCAAAGCCTCCCTCAAATGTTGAAAGAAGTCGATGCCCTAAGCAAAGTACAGCGCTACGGTAATATAGTAGTACCAGGAGTTCGGGTCAAGGCATTTAACTTTGATAGTATCACTGACAGCATTTGA
- a CDS encoding actin-binding WH2 domain-containing protein: MNHFTIVMEFLGDRQRFLKEVDQGVRIDIKIISLLIASSAFFGIYGAIIGSFSGPLQIISSAIKLPALYLLTLLICLPTLYLYEISLGCKRSFGQYLALLLAATSVISVMLFGFAPITFFFRLAIHNYQFFQLLNIVILGITGLIGINVFYQCMRFITEQEAEGKKNRTRLLKAWLVLYGFVGSQLGWILRPFFGDPGEPFAVFRDLESNFYMHVLQLIGRILGWG, translated from the coding sequence ATGAACCACTTTACTATAGTGATGGAGTTTTTGGGCGATCGCCAAAGATTCCTGAAGGAGGTTGACCAAGGGGTTAGGATTGATATCAAGATTATCTCTTTATTGATTGCTAGCTCGGCATTTTTTGGGATTTATGGTGCAATTATCGGCTCGTTTAGTGGCCCCCTCCAGATTATCTCTTCAGCTATCAAACTCCCGGCGCTATACCTCTTAACGTTGTTAATTTGTTTACCGACTTTATATTTGTATGAGATTAGCTTAGGTTGTAAACGTAGTTTTGGGCAGTACCTAGCTTTGCTTTTGGCGGCGACATCTGTGATTAGTGTGATGCTATTTGGCTTTGCTCCTATCACTTTCTTTTTCCGTCTTGCGATTCATAATTATCAATTTTTTCAGCTCTTAAATATAGTCATACTTGGCATAACTGGGTTAATTGGTATCAATGTGTTTTACCAATGTATGCGATTTATCACTGAGCAAGAAGCTGAAGGAAAAAAAAATCGTACTAGGCTTCTTAAAGCTTGGTTAGTGCTGTATGGATTTGTTGGTAGCCAATTGGGATGGATCCTCAGACCATTCTTCGGAGATCCTGGGGAACCTTTTGCCGTATTTCGCGACTTAGAGAGTAATTTTTATATGCATGTGTTGCAGTTAATTGGTAGAATCCTGGGTTGGGGTTAA
- a CDS encoding phosphate/phosphite/phosphonate ABC transporter substrate-binding protein, giving the protein MLVGLLTSLVSCGQPAEQSNPSLEPSTISEDTKVIILADISKNPAKKIRRFQPLANYLGEKLSQFDINTGEVKIASDFPTMINWLKEGEVHLYFDSLYPAMRINQESGAQPILRRWKRGDAEYHTIIFTMKDRGIKSLADLKGKKIAFDDRQSTSGYMLPMAYLIEAGLKPNEKGSSSDVVAANEVGYIFSDDDENTIQWVISSKADAGAVDNQTFEQVPEDVQQAMTILAKTEKVPRQVVMVPANMDPELLAQLKSILTTMHNDPKGKEVLTKFQKTAKFDEFPTLQGLERMQQLYNIVENR; this is encoded by the coding sequence ATGCTCGTTGGTCTGCTCACTTCCTTAGTGAGCTGTGGTCAACCAGCAGAACAATCAAACCCTAGCTTAGAGCCATCGACAATTTCCGAAGACACTAAGGTGATTATCTTAGCTGATATTTCAAAGAATCCAGCCAAAAAGATCCGCCGCTTCCAGCCTCTGGCAAATTACCTGGGTGAGAAGTTGAGTCAGTTCGATATTAACACTGGCGAAGTAAAAATTGCCTCTGATTTTCCTACCATGATCAACTGGCTCAAAGAAGGGGAGGTACACCTATACTTCGATAGCCTCTACCCAGCCATGAGGATTAATCAAGAGTCCGGCGCTCAACCAATTTTGCGCCGCTGGAAACGGGGTGATGCTGAGTACCACACGATTATCTTTACTATGAAAGACCGAGGGATTAAATCCCTAGCTGACCTCAAGGGTAAGAAGATCGCGTTTGATGATAGACAATCGACCTCTGGCTATATGTTACCAATGGCTTATCTGATTGAAGCAGGTTTGAAGCCTAATGAAAAGGGATCAAGCAGTGATGTAGTGGCAGCTAATGAGGTGGGGTATATCTTCAGTGATGATGATGAAAATACTATCCAATGGGTGATTAGCTCAAAGGCAGACGCTGGTGCAGTGGATAACCAGACTTTCGAGCAAGTCCCCGAGGATGTCCAGCAAGCCATGACTATTTTGGCTAAGACGGAAAAAGTGCCTCGGCAAGTCGTGATGGTTCCAGCCAATATGGATCCTGAATTGCTGGCTCAGCTCAAGAGTATCTTGACTACCATGCATAACGACCCCAAGGGCAAAGAAGTGCTGACTAAGTTCCAGAAGACTGCTAAGTTTGATGAGTTCCCAACTCTACAGGGGTTGGAAAGGATGCAACAATTATACAACATTGTTGAGAATCGGTAA